In Streptomyces sp. NBC_01381, the sequence GCGACCAGGACGCGGTCCGCGAGGCGTGCGGCGAACTCGTCGGCGATGTCCTTGAAGAGCGGCGCGTCGGCGAGCATCGTGCTGGTGAGTCCGTGGATCCAGACGGGGCCCGGATCGCGCTGCGGGTTGACCAGCGTGTACCAGTGGTCCTCCACCTCGCCCTGGGCGTCCACCCGGTAGACGGCAGCCGACACTATGCGGTCGTCGCGGGCCAGCCCTGTGGTCTCCACGTCGACGACCGCGTATCCGGAGGGATACGCGGCCGGCCAGGGGGCTGCGGACGCTGCGGTCGTCTGGTCTTCGAGCATGGTCCCTGAGGATACGGGCCACGACTGACAGTCAGGTCCCCGGTCCGAGCAGTCCGGCCACCAGCGCGTGCACGGATGTCGTGAACAAGGCCTCCGGGTCGACGGGTGCGGCGAGCGCGCGGGCTAGTTCGGGATCGTCCTCGGCGGTCTCCTCCGTCCACAGCTCCTCCTCGCCGGGCCGCTGCACCGGCGCCCGTTCGCGGTTGCGCTCGACCAGGACGTGGCCGACGACATGGACCTGGACGGCGCGCACGGCGGCGGCCGCGCGTGCGCCGCGCAGTCCCGCCGCGTGCACCTCGTGCACCAGGACCCGCTGCGCGGGCAGGAACATCCGCTCGGTGAGGCCCCGTTCGTGGACCATCGCGACGAGGTGCGGATGGTCGCGCAGCTCGCGGCGCAGGGCGCGCGCCACGGAGACGATGCGCCGGTCCGGGGTCTTTCCGGAGGGGCGGATCTCGCGCAGGTCGGCGACGGTGCGCTCGACCAGCGCGTCCAGGAGCGACTCCCGGTTGCCCACGTGCCAGTAGATCGAGGTGACGGCGGTGCCGAGCTCGGCGGCGAGCTTGCGCATCGTCAGGCCCTGCGGGCCGTGCTGTTTCACGAGCGTGGCCGCCGTGGCGAGCACCTGCTCCCGGTTGAGATGCGTGCGCGTTCCTTCGTGACGCGGCTCTTCACTCTTCACGGCTCCTGTTGTAACTGTGTTACAGAACCTCCCGCAAGACCTCCCGCAAGACCTCCCGCAAGTCCCCGTCGCGGGCCCGAGTCCCGCGCTGACGAAGGGTGGTACGACATGGCACGCGTACGGTACGGAGCGCGCACCGAGGCGGAGATCGCCGCGACGCGCACCGCGAGCTCGAAGCTCCCCGACATCTGGTCGACCGGTGTGGTGGCCGTCTGGGAGAGCGACCCGGACGCGGTGGCGGCGGTCCTTCCGCCACCGCTCAAGCCCACGCACCGGCCCCTGGTGCGGGCCAACATCAGCAAGGTCGACCTGCCGGGCTATCCGCTGGGCGCGGGCTCGGTGGCGGTGGCCGCCGAGCACGGGGGAGTGGAGGGCTGGTATCCGCTCGTCATGCCGATGACCCACGAGCGGGCCCTGATCGGCGGGCGCGAGGTCTTCGGGGAGCCGAAGAAGCTCGGCGAGGTGGAGGTGGAGCGCGACGGCCTGGTCGTCGGCGCCCGGCTCGCCCGGCACGGCATCGCCTTCGTCGAGGTGCGCGGCGCGGTCAGCGGCCCGCTGCCGCTCCCGGAGCCGGCCCAGAAGACCGACTTCTACTTCAAATTCCTTCCCGGGGTTGACGGTTCGGGCTTCGACGCGGACCCGGTGCTCGTGCACTGCGTACGCAACGAGAAGGTCCGCAAGCTGGAGGGCATCACCGGCGACATTGTGCTGCGCGAGTCGATGTACGACCCGATCGCGGACCTCCCCGTGCGTGCGGTCGTCGAGATCACGATCGGCGAGAAGACCACCGACCAGAAGGGCCGCGTCGTAGAGCGGGTCAGCGCGCAGGCCCTGCTGCCCTACATCCACCAGCGCTACGACGACCCGCAGCAGATCCTCGACGGCCCGCCCGAGGGGAGCGTCTGAGATGGAGTTGCGCGAAGGGCAGGTCGCCGTCGTCACGGGCGCGGCGAGCGGCATCGGCCTCGCCATGGCGCGGCGGTTCGCGGCGGAGGGCCTGAAGGTGGTACTCGCCGACGTCGAGGAGGGCGCCCTGGAGAAGGCGGCCGCCGGGCTGCGCGAGGACGGGGCGAGCGTGCACGCGCGCGTGGTCGACGTCGGCTCGCGCGAGCAGGTCTTCGCCCTCGCCGACGCGGCGTACGAGACGTTCGGCGCCGTCCATGTGCTGTGCAACAACGCGGGTGTCGGCTCGGGCGCAGAGGGCCGCATGTGGGAGCACGAGCCGAACGACTGGAAGTGGGCCTTCGAGGTCAACGTGTGGGGCGTCTTCCACGGCATCCAGGCCTTCGTGCCCCGCATGATCGCGGGCGGCGAGCCCGGCCATGTCGTCAACACCTCATCCGGCGACGGCGGCATCGCGCCGCTGCCCACCGCATCCGTGTACGCGGTCACCAAGGCGGCCGTGGTGACGATGACCGAGTCGCTGTACGCCCATCTGAAGGCGGAGCACGCGCGCGTGGGCGCCTCCGTGCTCTTCCCGGGGCCGCACATGCTGCGCACCGGCCTGTGGGAGTCGCACCGCAACCGCCCCGACCGGTACGCCAAGTCCCGCCCCCGCAGGGCCCCTTACCGCAGCCTCGACCAGTGGGAGGCGGCGATGAAGGAGGCGGGCCAGGAGGTGGAGTTCACGCCCGTCGAGCAGGTCGCGGACTTCGTGGCGCAGGGCATCGCGGCCGGCCGCTTCTGGCTGCTTCCGGAGAGCGAGCACAGCGACCGGCAGATCAAGGCCAGGTCGCGGTCGATGCTGGACCGCGCCGACCCGGCGTATCTCGAGAACTTCATCCTGGACTGAAGGGAGTGCCACCGATGAGTGCCCAGGACCCGTACTTGATCATCAGCTCCGACTGCCACGCCGGGCTCCCCACCGAGGAGTACCGGCCCTATCTGGACAGCCGCTTCCACCGGGACTTCGACCAGTTCTTGGGGGAGCGCGACGCCCGCCGCGCGGAGGCGACCCGGCTCGGCATCCGCAACGACGCGTTCGCCGCCAAGTGGTTCCAGGACAACGAAGAGGGCCTGCGGGGCGGCTGGGACACCGCGCAGCGCCTCAAGGAGCTGGACGGCGACGGGGTGGCCGCCGAGGTCGTCTTCCCCGATGCGGACGCCGTGGACAGCCAGACGGCGGCGCCCTTCGGGGTGGGCCTCGGCCTCTCCGGCGACCAGGACCCCGAGCTCGGCATGGCGGGCGCGCAGGCGCACAACCGCTGGCTCGCCGACTTCGTGTCCGAGCATCCCGAACGGCACTGCGGCGTCGCCCTGTTGCCCATCACCGGAGAGGTCGACCGGGTCGTCGCCGAGGTGCACCGGGCCAAGGAGTCCGGGCTCGGCGCGCTGATGATCCCCTCCATGTGGGTCGACAAGGCGCCCTACCACGACCGGCGTTACGACCCCGTGTGGGCGGCGGCGGCCGAGTGCGCGATGCCCGTGGTGACCCACTCCGGGGCGGCGCCCCGCCACGAGTACGGCGACCACCTCGGGATCTACGTCTCCGAAGTGACCTGGTGGCCCGCGCGGCCGCTGTGGTTCATGCTCTGGTCCGGTGTCTTCGAGCGCCACCCGGGGCTGAAGTTCGGTGTCGCGGAGTCGGGCTGCTGGTGGCTGCCGAACCTCCTGTGGTTCATGGACCGCCTCTACCTGGGCGCGCATGGCGGCAAGAAGCTCTCCCCGTTCGCGGAGCTCAAGCGGCCGCCGCACGAGTACCTGGACCGGCAGATCTTCATCTGCGCCACCAACACCAAGCGCCGCGAGCTCGCCCAGCGCTACGAGATCGGTGTCGACAACATCCTCTGGGGCAGCGACTTCCCGCACCCCGAAGGGACCTGGCCCGACACGCGCGCGTGGCTGAAGAAAACCTTCCACGACATCCCGGTGGGGGAGACCCGCCGGATGCTGGGCCTCGCGGCGGCGGAGGTCTTCGGCTTCGACACCGAGAAGCTGGCGCCGCTGGCCGCCCGCATCGGCCCGACGCCCGCCGAGCTCGGCCAGGACACCGAGGGCGCGGCTCAGCAGGCGGTGGAGGCGTCCTGGGCGCGCTCGCGCGACGTGGGCCGCCACTGGCTGACGGAGAACGACTTCCCGGTACTGGGGGCGGACACATGAGCCGGCAGCGCATGACCGAAGGGCGCATGACCGGAGCGCGCATGACCGGAGGCACGACCGGAGAGCGCTACACCGTCATCTCGGCCGACTGCCACGCGGGCGCCGATCTCCTCGACTACAAGCCCTACTTGGAGTCGCGCCACCACGACGCGTTCGACGCGTGGGCGGCCACCTACGTCAATCCGTACGAGGACCTCCTCGCCGACACCGCCGACCGCAACTGGAATTCGGAGCGCCGCGTCGCCGAGCTGGAGCAGGACGGCATCGTCGCCGAGGTCGTCTTCCCGAACACCATCCCGCCGTTCTTCCCGAGCGCGTCGCTGATGGCCCCGGCGCCCACGCGCGAGGAGTTCGAGCAGCGCTGGGCGGGCCTGCGGGCCCACAACCGCTGGCTCGCCGACTTCTGCGCGGCGGCTCCGGGCCGCAGGGCGGGCGTCTTCCAGATCCTCCTCAACGACGTCGACGAGGCCGTCAGGGAGATCAACTGGGCGGCCGACGCCGGGCTCAAGGGCGGCCTCCTGCTGCCCGGCACACCGCCGGGGTCGGGACTCGCCGAGCTCTACTCCGCGACGTACGACCCGATCTGGGCGGCCTGCGCCGAGCGCGGCGTGCCGGTCAACCACCACGCGGGCTCGGCATCGCCGCCGCTGGGCGAGGAACCGGCCGCGCGCGCCGTCTTCATGGTGGAGACGACGTGGTTCTCGCACCGGGCGCTGTGGCACCTCGTCTTCGGCGGCGCGTTCCGCCGCCACCCCGAGCTCAGGCTCGTCCTCACCGAGCAGGGTTCGGGCTGGATCCCCGGCGTGCTCGACATGCTGGACTACTACCACGGGCGCCTGGTCGCGGCGGCTTCGAAGGCGGACACGGCCGAGACGGCGGAGTCGAAGTTCGGTGCGGGCCTAGCCGCTTCGATGGGCAAGGGCCCGTCCGAGGTGTGGCGCGAGAACTGCTTCGTGGGCGCGAGCTTCATGCGCCCGCACGAGGCGCAGATGCGGGACCGGATCGGCCTCGACAAGATCATGTGGGGCAGCGACTACCCGCACGACGAAGGCACGCACCCCTTCTCGCGCGAAGGCCTGCGCATCGCGTACGCGGGTCTCCCCAAGGAGGAGATCGCCGCCATGGTCGGCGGCAATGCGGCCCGCGTCTACGGCTTCGACCTGGAGCTTCTGGACGCGATCGCGGCGAAGGTCGGACCGACCGTCCAGGAACTGGACGAACCCCTCAAGGAGACCCCCGCCGGCGCGACGAGCCCGGTGTTCGCCCCCGGAGGGTCGGTACGCGTCTGGTGACGGCGTGCCCCTGCCGACCCGCTCACCCGGGGTGAGACCCTCCCCGGGTGAGCGATCAGGCACCGGAACACGACGAGGCGCACGGCGGCGCGCTCGCCTCCCGGCTCAACTGGCTGCGGGCCGCCGTGCTCGGGGCCAACGACGGCATCGTCTCCACGGCCGGCCTGGTCGTCGGCGTCGCGGGCGCCACCGGCGACCGCGCCACCCTGCTCACGGCGGGCCTGGCCGGACTGCTCGCCGGGTCGATGTCGATGGCCGCGGGCGAGTACGTCTCCGTGTCCACCCAGCGCGACTCCGAGAAGGCCGCTCTAGCCATGGAGAAGCGCGAACTGCGGGAGCAGCCCGAGGCCGAACTGGTCGAGCTGACCGGCCTCCTGGAAGAGCGCGGGCTCAGCCGCGAGGTGGCCCGCGAGGCGGCGCAGCAGCTCACCGAGCGGGACGCGCTGCGGGCCCACGCGCGCGTGGAGCTCGGTATCGACCCCGACGCGCTCACCAACCCGTGGCACGCGGCCTGGGCCAGCTTCGTCGCGTTCACGGTGGGCGCGCTCCTGCCGCTCCTCGCGATCATCCTGCCGCCGGCCGACCTGCGCCTCGCCGTCACCGTCGTCTCGGTCCTCGGCGCGCTCGCCCTCACGGGCTGGAGCAGCGCGCGCCTGGGCTCAGCGGCCGTGCGTCCCGCCGTGCTGCGGAACGTGGCGGGTGGAGCGCTGGCCATGGCGGTCACCCACGGAGCGGGCGCGCTGCTCGGGGCGGTCGGTGTCTGAGCGTCCGCTTTTGGCGAGGCCCGCCAACATCCGTCGGTTTACCACTGGTAATACTTGTCGGTAACTACGTCTAGCGGCGGCCCGTCAGGGGCCTTTACGGTGCACGCATGCCGCCGAACCTGCCCGATGTCGTGCTGTGGTCCATACCCGCCTTCGTGCTGCTCACCGTCGTGGAGATCGTGAGCCACCGGATCCATCCCGACGAGGACGCCGCTGGGTACGAGACGAAGGACGCCGCCACCTCCATCACGATGGGGCTCGGCAGCCTCGCCTTCGACTTCCTGTGGAAGATCCCCATCGTCGCCATCTACACGGCGATCTACGCGCTGACGCCGCTGCACATCCCCGTGCTGTGGTGGACGATCCCGCTGATGCTGCTCGCGCAGGACTTCTTCTACTACTGGTCGCACCGCGGACACCACGTCATCCGCATCCTGTGGGCCTGCCACGTGGTGCACCACTCCAGCCGCAAGTTCAACCTCACCACGGCGCTGCGCCAGCCCTGGACGAGCCTGACGGTCTGGCCCTTCTACGTGCCCCTGATCGCACTCGGCGTGCACCCGGCGGCGCTCGCCTTCTGTTCCTCGGCGAACCTCGTCTACCAGTTCTGGATCCACACCGAACGCATCGACAAGCTGCCCCGGCCCTTCGAGTACGTCTTCAACACCCCCTCGCACCACCGCGTCCACCACGCGTCACAGGGCGGCTACCTGGACCGCAACTTCGGCGGCATCCTCATCATCTGGGACCGCATGTTCCGCTCCTGGGTGGCGGAGACGGACCGCCCGGTCTACGGCCTGACAAAGAACATCACCACGCACAACCCGCTCCGGGTGGCCACACACGAGTACGCGGCGATAGCGAAGGACCTGAAGACGGCAACGACATGGCGCGAACGGGGCGGCAGGCTGTTCAGGGGGCCGGGCTGGCAGCCGGAGCCGCAGCCGGCACAGAGCAAGACACCGGAGCCGGTATCGGAGAGCGCCGCATGAGTCGTGCTCCTGTTGTGGGCAGGCGTTCCGCAGGGCGGAACGGGTGGGCACAACCCCAACTGCCGGGCACCGATGAACCCGCGTCCACCAAGGCCAAGCTGCTCCTGGCCGCATTCGGCCTGGCGGCCGCAGGCGACCTGGCAGGACTGCTGGCGGACTCGGACACGGCCCACACCCTCTTCAAGCCCCTCCTGATGCCGCTCCTGGCGGCGTACGTAGCCACGGTGAAGGGCCCCCGCCTACTGATCGGCGCCCTCCTCTTCGGCTGGGGCGGAGACACCCTGCTCCTGGCGGACGCGGACCCCGCGTTCCTCGCGGGCATGGGCTCCTTCGCGGCCGGCCACGTCTGCTACCTGGTTCTCTTCAAGAGGTACGGCAAGGGGTACGGCACGGCACGCGCACGCGGAGCCGGCCTCGTCGCGGCGTACGCGGCAGCCCTCATCACGACCGTCGCGCTGCTCTGGCCCGACCTCCCCGCGGACATGCGCGGCCCGGTGGCCGGCTACAGCCTCCTGCTCACCGCGATGGCCTTCGGGGCGACCACACTGGGCCTCACCGCGGCGGCCGGCGGCGCCCTCTTCCTCCTCTCGGACACCCTCATCGCGACCGGCGTCGCCGAGTGGCCGCAGGCGCCAAGGCCCGACTTCTGGATCATGCTCACCTATATCGCCGCGCAGTTCCTGCTGGTCAGAGGCGTGTTGACGACGCTGAACGCGCGGACAGCGACGAACCCGACGTACGGTGAAGGGCGGACAAGCACGCCCTGAGGGGGGTTCCGGCAAGGAGCCGAGGAGCACCCCCATGCGCGCCACCACCATCCACGCCCCGTACGACCTGCGCGTGGAGGACGTACCAGAACCGGTCGCCCAACTGCCCACCGACGCCGTCGTACGCGTCCTGCGCGCCTGCATCTGCGGCAGCGACCTGTGGGCGTACCGGGGCGAGTCGGCCCGGCAGCCGGGGCAGGGGGTCCCCCCAGGCCCTTAAGGCACTGGGGGAGGATCGGCCATGAGTTCCTCGGTCTCGTCGAGGAGACCGGCTCCGAAGTGACCGATTTCCGGCGGGGCGACCTGGTCGTCGCGCCGTTCATGTGGTCGGACGGCGTCTGCGAGTACTGCACGGAGGGCCTGACCACGTCCTGCGTGCACGGCGGCTTCTGGGGCTCGGTCGGCTACGACGGAGGCCAGGGCGAGGCGGTGCGCGTGCCGTTCGCGGACGGGACGCTGGTCCGGCTGCCCGCGGACGCCGCGTCCGACGACCATCTGCTGTCCGCCCTGCTCAAGCTCTCGGACGTGATGGGCACCGGCCATCACGCGGCCCTCGGCGCGGGCGTACGGCCCGGGACGTCGTGGTCGTCGGCGACGGGGCGGTCGGCCTGTGCGCGGTGCTCGCCGCCGTGCGGCTCGGCGCGGAACGCGTCATCGCCCTGGGCCGCCACCAGGTGCGTACGGACATCGCGCGCGGCTTCGGCGCGACCGACGTCGTCGCCGAGCGCGGCGACGCGGCGGTGGAGGCCGTCCGTGAACTCACCGGCGGCCAGGGCGCGCACTGTGTGGTCGAGGCGGTCGGCACCGAGCAGTCGATGCGCACCGCCGTGAACGTCACGCGCGACGGCGGGGCCATCGGCTTCGTGGGAGTGCCACACGGCAGGGGGTCCCCCAGGCTTTAGGCACTGGGGGAAGCACGGGCCTCGACCTGAGCGTCATGTTCGACCGGAACATCGCCCTGCGCGGCGGCGTCGCGCCCGTGCGGACGTACATCCCCGACCTGCTGCCCGACGTCCTGGACGGCTCCCTCGACCCGTCGCCGGTCTTCGACCTGACGGTGGACATGGAGGGCGTACCCGGCGGCTACAAGGCGATGGACGAGCGGACCGCGCTCAAGGTGATGGTGACCAACTGAGCCGGCCCCCGGTACCCCCCGGCCTGCTCACCAGCGAATCGGCAGCGGCAGCGCGGTGAGCAGCGCCGACACCACCACGACGAGGCCGAGCGCGATGACCTCCCCGCGCGCGGGTGCGTACGCGGAGACGGGATCGGAGGCCTTGCGCAGCCGGGCGCGCGCGAGCAGCGCCATGACGGCGACGGCCACCACCAGGAGCAGCTTGGCGAGCAGCGTGCGTCCGTAGGCCGTGTCCGTCAGCTGGTCGAGCACGGTGCCCGGCGGCATCCGGCGCAGCGTGCTGAACGCCCCCGTCACGGTGATCGCGGCGAGCAGGAAGGCCGCCACGCGCGCGTAGAGGCCAAGAAGCGCTCCGCCTTCCCGGGGAGCGGACGTCCGCCACAGCCGCATCGTGCGCAGCACGTGCAGCAGACCGCCCGCCCACAGCACACTGCAGGTCAGATGGACCAGCGTCAGTCCGGAACCGATCAGCGGGGTGTCCTCCGCCGGCGGGTGCGCGCGCAGCGCCTCCGCGACGATCACCGCGGCCAGCGGCAGGGCGGCGGTCGACGGGCGGCGCGACTTCGAACACAGCAGGGACACGATGAAGGCGTTGACCTCCAGGAGTGCCAGCCTGCCGTCCCGCGTCTGATAGAGACCGCCGATATCCACGTCGGAGAGCTGATGCGGCACCAGATTGCCGGTGGCCACCACGGAGGCGAGCCCCAGCGTCGCGACGATGCCCGCGCCCGCCGCGTACGCCGCCCAGCTTCGAGGCTCACGCTCCAGCGGCGCCCCCGGCACCCGGCGGGCGAGGCGGATCGCGTACACCTCGCCCAACTGCACGCAGAGCGCGGCGAACATGACCGTCCGCAGGAACGTGATCCCCACCGTGCCCGGCGCCTCGGCCTCCCCGGTGCCGTCCAGCGCGGCCGACGGGCCGAGCAGCGGGATCAGGGCGGCGACGGCCACCAGGACGAGCACGGCGACGGCACGCGCGGGCGAGGGGCGGCCGCGCGGCGCACGGTGGGACGCACGGGGCACGGAGGCGGCCGCTTCGGCTGCTGCCTCGCCCCCGGGTTCGGCGGACGGTTGTATCGGACTCACCACAAGATCTTCACCAGGTGCCCCCTTAACGGGCAAGTCCTGGCAAACAACTGGCGAAATCCCATTCCGCCCGACGGGGTCCGTTCACCGCCACTCGGGCGTATCGGTGCCCCAACGGCCGGGCGGCCGCGACCAGTTGTCCGGTCCGCCCGCGAGGGACACCGGAGGCAGCGCGTACCGCAGCCGCCCCAGGGGACTGTCCGTCTCGGCCAGCCAGGGGGCGGGATCGTCCGTGGCACCGGTGCCGCCCTCGCCTCCGGAGGCGCCCCCGGGAGCGCCTCCGGCAGTGCCCCCGAGGGACGCTCCCGTCAGCCAGTGCGCCGTCTGCGCGAGCGTCAGGCTCACACCCCATGTGCCCCCGTCCGCCATCGCCTCGGTGAGCGAACGCAGGACGGCGGCGGCCGTCAGATGGCCCGTGCCGTGGTCCAGGGCCTGCGCGGGCAGTGCGCCCGGCCGTTCGGGTGACCCCTCGGCGGACGCGATCCCCGACGCGACCTGCACCAGACTGTCGAAGCCGCGCCGCCTGGCCCACGGCCCGTGGTCCCCCCACGCCGAAAGCCGCGCCACCACGATCCCGGGCCTGCGCTCGGCCAGCGCCAGAGGGGCGAGCCCGAACCGGTCGAGGGCGCCGGGGCGGTACCCGGTGACGACCACGTCGGCCCCCGCGAGCAGCTCGTCGAACGTCCGCAGGTCCGCGCGCCGCGCCAGGTCCAGCGTCGCGGACCGCTTCCCGAACCCGGTGTCCGCGTGCTGGTCCGGGAGTTCGGGCAGCCGGGGCGAGTCGATCCGCAGCACGTCCGCGCCGAGCAGCGCAAGGGTGCGGGTCGCGACGGGGCCCGCGATGACCCGGGTGAGGTCGAGCACGCGGAGCCCGGAAGCCGGCAACAAGGGGTCGCCGGTGAGCGCCGGAAGGGACCGCGCGGGCCCCTCGCCGATCCGCTCGCGGCTCAGCAGCGGCCGCTCGGCCACCGCGGCGCCCTGCGGGTGCTTCGCCCACTCCTCGGGCGTACGCAGCGCCACGGCGAGCCCTCCGGCGGCGTACACGGCGTCCTCCACGTCCACGGCGGGCCGCTCGGCGAGCCGGGCGGCCACGGCATCCACGGAGTCGGCGGATTCGGCAGAGAGCCCCAGCGCGGCCAGCAGCGCCGCCCGGTGGTGCGGATAGTTGGCGTGCGTCCGCACCCAGCCGCCGTCCCCGGTGCGCCAGAAGCCGGACAGGGGAGCGAAGTTGACGGGCTCGCGGCCGTCCACGAGCAGCTGCCGCTCGCTGGTGAACGCGGCGGCCACCGCCCCGTCGTCGACCCGGACCCGGGGCACGGCCCGCCCGGTGCGCGCCGCCGCCAGTTCCGCCGCGGCGAGCGCGCAGCCGCCCACACAGGCGCGGGCCAGCTCACGGACGGGCAGCCGCGCGGGCAACACCCCCGCGCGTACGACGGGTTCGACACAGGAGAGGAGCGCGGGATCGCCGCCGAGCGCCGCCCAGGCCGCGCGCGTACCGGTCATCGGTGTGTGCGTCATGCATGCACTATGCCCGGCGGTGTCTACGGTGTGCCCGTGGCCGTCCCTGGACCAGACGCCGCCGACCACCACAGCCTGATCGACTTCTCCGGCTCCGACGGCCGCAGTTCCCACCCCCGCGCGGCGGCCGCTTTGACTACGTAGTCGCCGCCCACGAGTCCTTGTACTCATACATGGAAGGAGATCCTCTCGCGAAGGGCCGGGCGGTCAGCGACCGCCCGGCCCGACTCGCCTCGCGGGAGGGTTACTTCCGCACCGCGTCCAGGGCGTCGATCATGCCCACTCCGTAGAAGCCGTTCGCGTTCTTGCCGCCGGCGCAGACCGCGTCGACCTTGCCGTCACCGTCGATGTCGTACGGATCGGTGCACTTCATGGCGTCGGCCTCGCCGTAGAGCAGCGCCTTCACCTTCGCCGAAGAGGCGTGTGGATGGGCCGACTTGATGAGCGCGGCGACGCCCGCGGCGTGCGGTGACGCCATCGACGTACCCGCCTTGTAGCCGAACTTGCCGCCCGGCAGCGTCGACAGGATGCGGCCGTCGGTGGCCGGCGCGTCCGGCGTCTGGAACTTCGTCGAGTCGCCGCCGGGCGCGGCGATGTCGATGACGCCCTTGCCGTAGTTCGAGAACGAGGACTTGATGCCCTTCGCGCCCGTGGACGAGACGGTCACGACACCCGGAAGCTGCGACGGCAGGTCGAGGCAGTCCGCGGTCTTGATCGTCCGCTCCGTAGGAGTCGTGTCGTCCGGGCTCGAGTCGTCGACGATCTCGTCCTGCGCGAGGTCCGTCTTGGCGTTTCCGGCCGCCGCGACATTCACCGCGCCCTTGCGCTCCGCGTACCGGGTGGCCCGCCCGACGGCGTCGACCAGGGCCTTCTGGTCGTCGTCCGTCTTGCAGTTGAACAGCCACGGGTCGGTGTAGTAGCTGGAGTTGGTGACGTCGACTCCGTGATCGGCGGCCCACATGAAGCCGCAGACCACGGCCTCCGTGTAGTACATGCCGGTCGCCGGCTCGGCCACCTTCAGGCTCG encodes:
- a CDS encoding lysoplasmalogenase — protein: MSRAPVVGRRSAGRNGWAQPQLPGTDEPASTKAKLLLAAFGLAAAGDLAGLLADSDTAHTLFKPLLMPLLAAYVATVKGPRLLIGALLFGWGGDTLLLADADPAFLAGMGSFAAGHVCYLVLFKRYGKGYGTARARGAGLVAAYAAALITTVALLWPDLPADMRGPVAGYSLLLTAMAFGATTLGLTAAAGGALFLLSDTLIATGVAEWPQAPRPDFWIMLTYIAAQFLLVRGVLTTLNARTATNPTYGEGRTSTP
- a CDS encoding VIT family protein translates to MSDQAPEHDEAHGGALASRLNWLRAAVLGANDGIVSTAGLVVGVAGATGDRATLLTAGLAGLLAGSMSMAAGEYVSVSTQRDSEKAALAMEKRELREQPEAELVELTGLLEERGLSREVAREAAQQLTERDALRAHARVELGIDPDALTNPWHAAWASFVAFTVGALLPLLAIILPPADLRLAVTVVSVLGALALTGWSSARLGSAAVRPAVLRNVAGGALAMAVTHGAGALLGAVGV
- a CDS encoding amidohydrolase family protein, whose protein sequence is MTGGTTGERYTVISADCHAGADLLDYKPYLESRHHDAFDAWAATYVNPYEDLLADTADRNWNSERRVAELEQDGIVAEVVFPNTIPPFFPSASLMAPAPTREEFEQRWAGLRAHNRWLADFCAAAPGRRAGVFQILLNDVDEAVREINWAADAGLKGGLLLPGTPPGSGLAELYSATYDPIWAACAERGVPVNHHAGSASPPLGEEPAARAVFMVETTWFSHRALWHLVFGGAFRRHPELRLVLTEQGSGWIPGVLDMLDYYHGRLVAAASKADTAETAESKFGAGLAASMGKGPSEVWRENCFVGASFMRPHEAQMRDRIGLDKIMWGSDYPHDEGTHPFSREGLRIAYAGLPKEEIAAMVGGNAARVYGFDLELLDAIAAKVGPTVQELDEPLKETPAGATSPVFAPGGSVRVW
- a CDS encoding SDR family NAD(P)-dependent oxidoreductase — translated: MELREGQVAVVTGAASGIGLAMARRFAAEGLKVVLADVEEGALEKAAAGLREDGASVHARVVDVGSREQVFALADAAYETFGAVHVLCNNAGVGSGAEGRMWEHEPNDWKWAFEVNVWGVFHGIQAFVPRMIAGGEPGHVVNTSSGDGGIAPLPTASVYAVTKAAVVTMTESLYAHLKAEHARVGASVLFPGPHMLRTGLWESHRNRPDRYAKSRPRRAPYRSLDQWEAAMKEAGQEVEFTPVEQVADFVAQGIAAGRFWLLPESEHSDRQIKARSRSMLDRADPAYLENFILD
- a CDS encoding TetR/AcrR family transcriptional regulator, which encodes MKSEEPRHEGTRTHLNREQVLATAATLVKQHGPQGLTMRKLAAELGTAVTSIYWHVGNRESLLDALVERTVADLREIRPSGKTPDRRIVSVARALRRELRDHPHLVAMVHERGLTERMFLPAQRVLVHEVHAAGLRGARAAAAVRAVQVHVVGHVLVERNRERAPVQRPGEEELWTEETAEDDPELARALAAPVDPEALFTTSVHALVAGLLGPGT
- a CDS encoding acetoacetate decarboxylase family protein — its product is MARVRYGARTEAEIAATRTASSKLPDIWSTGVVAVWESDPDAVAAVLPPPLKPTHRPLVRANISKVDLPGYPLGAGSVAVAAEHGGVEGWYPLVMPMTHERALIGGREVFGEPKKLGEVEVERDGLVVGARLARHGIAFVEVRGAVSGPLPLPEPAQKTDFYFKFLPGVDGSGFDADPVLVHCVRNEKVRKLEGITGDIVLRESMYDPIADLPVRAVVEITIGEKTTDQKGRVVERVSAQALLPYIHQRYDDPQQILDGPPEGSV
- a CDS encoding sterol desaturase family protein — translated: MPPNLPDVVLWSIPAFVLLTVVEIVSHRIHPDEDAAGYETKDAATSITMGLGSLAFDFLWKIPIVAIYTAIYALTPLHIPVLWWTIPLMLLAQDFFYYWSHRGHHVIRILWACHVVHHSSRKFNLTTALRQPWTSLTVWPFYVPLIALGVHPAALAFCSSANLVYQFWIHTERIDKLPRPFEYVFNTPSHHRVHHASQGGYLDRNFGGILIIWDRMFRSWVAETDRPVYGLTKNITTHNPLRVATHEYAAIAKDLKTATTWRERGGRLFRGPGWQPEPQPAQSKTPEPVSESAA
- a CDS encoding amidohydrolase family protein, which translates into the protein MSAQDPYLIISSDCHAGLPTEEYRPYLDSRFHRDFDQFLGERDARRAEATRLGIRNDAFAAKWFQDNEEGLRGGWDTAQRLKELDGDGVAAEVVFPDADAVDSQTAAPFGVGLGLSGDQDPELGMAGAQAHNRWLADFVSEHPERHCGVALLPITGEVDRVVAEVHRAKESGLGALMIPSMWVDKAPYHDRRYDPVWAAAAECAMPVVTHSGAAPRHEYGDHLGIYVSEVTWWPARPLWFMLWSGVFERHPGLKFGVAESGCWWLPNLLWFMDRLYLGAHGGKKLSPFAELKRPPHEYLDRQIFICATNTKRRELAQRYEIGVDNILWGSDFPHPEGTWPDTRAWLKKTFHDIPVGETRRMLGLAAAEVFGFDTEKLAPLAARIGPTPAELGQDTEGAAQQAVEASWARSRDVGRHWLTENDFPVLGADT
- a CDS encoding CopD family protein — translated: MPRASHRAPRGRPSPARAVAVLVLVAVAALIPLLGPSAALDGTGEAEAPGTVGITFLRTVMFAALCVQLGEVYAIRLARRVPGAPLEREPRSWAAYAAGAGIVATLGLASVVATGNLVPHQLSDVDIGGLYQTRDGRLALLEVNAFIVSLLCSKSRRPSTAALPLAAVIVAEALRAHPPAEDTPLIGSGLTLVHLTCSVLWAGGLLHVLRTMRLWRTSAPREGGALLGLYARVAAFLLAAITVTGAFSTLRRMPPGTVLDQLTDTAYGRTLLAKLLLVVAVAVMALLARARLRKASDPVSAYAPARGEVIALGLVVVVSALLTALPLPIRW